Proteins found in one Hypericibacter terrae genomic segment:
- a CDS encoding response regulator transcription factor, whose translation MARTRARTRRKIAAPRPPQGHARKPAQRAGAVSIGGWDPAALGGVASSIATADFYPTLMRTVAATLGADLAMVMRYSRHSAPDYVVQDDLEPEHIELYRGGLYRVDPVYRLCRSGEPRGVYTLADVTTPEERSGDYFNVFLALTGMADDLVVLFPGPAGTSIGLAYERKTVFRRREVTRLRQIYPLLEGLQTAHERLMLAKLASLERSPDKPIRIVDHRGQGIFESKSWQRALIDNPGALAKLNALDGEAPVSLELAPGLVLHAEPLDAGFALAPNGRLLLLETANDGLPPLDYGQATVRFLEDRLTPRERDIVGLMLLGFPTLKVAERLGLSLNTIKNHKKRLYHKLDITTERELFLNFVSYLFGQR comes from the coding sequence ATGGCCAGAACCCGTGCCAGGACCCGACGCAAGATCGCCGCGCCCCGCCCTCCCCAGGGCCATGCGCGAAAGCCCGCGCAGCGCGCGGGCGCGGTGTCGATCGGAGGATGGGACCCGGCCGCCCTGGGCGGCGTCGCCTCCAGCATCGCCACCGCGGATTTCTATCCGACATTGATGCGGACCGTGGCGGCGACGCTGGGCGCCGATCTCGCCATGGTCATGCGCTACTCGCGGCACAGCGCGCCCGACTATGTGGTGCAGGACGATCTGGAGCCCGAGCATATCGAGCTTTATCGCGGCGGCCTCTATCGCGTGGATCCCGTCTATCGCCTTTGCCGGAGCGGCGAGCCGCGCGGCGTCTATACGCTCGCCGACGTGACCACGCCGGAAGAGCGTTCCGGTGACTACTTCAACGTCTTCCTCGCCCTGACCGGCATGGCGGACGATCTGGTGGTGCTGTTTCCGGGGCCGGCGGGCACCAGCATCGGCCTCGCCTATGAGCGCAAGACGGTGTTCCGCCGCCGCGAGGTCACGAGGCTGCGGCAGATCTACCCCCTGCTCGAAGGCCTCCAGACCGCTCATGAGCGCCTGATGCTGGCGAAGCTCGCCAGTCTCGAACGCTCGCCCGACAAGCCGATCCGGATCGTCGATCACCGGGGCCAGGGCATCTTCGAAAGCAAGAGCTGGCAGCGCGCCTTGATCGATAATCCCGGCGCCCTCGCGAAGCTGAACGCCCTGGACGGCGAGGCCCCCGTCAGCCTCGAGCTCGCCCCGGGGCTGGTGCTTCACGCGGAACCGCTGGACGCAGGTTTTGCACTCGCACCCAACGGCCGCCTGCTGCTGCTCGAAACAGCGAATGACGGCCTGCCGCCGCTCGACTACGGCCAGGCGACGGTGCGCTTCCTCGAGGACCGGCTGACGCCGCGCGAGCGCGATATCGTGGGGTTGATGCTGCTGGGCTTTCCGACACTCAAGGTCGCCGAACGGCTGGGCCTCAGCCTGAACACGATCAAGAATCACAAGAAACGCCTCTATCACAAGCTCGACATCACGACCGAGCGCGAACTGTTCCTGAACTTCGTATCCTATCTTTTCGGGCAGCGCTGA
- a CDS encoding nuclear transport factor 2 family protein: MTVAPSLQAYIDAFAAKDAEMASALFADGAVYEMPLLGQRLFGRREIRAGLAHIFALAERCAFEIETAQSGPGATIAEGRLKAKLHRDRDPVEMPAALVMQARDGAITRLSVYLDARPYRLWSDGPIFAPTR; encoded by the coding sequence ATGACCGTCGCACCATCGCTTCAAGCCTATATCGATGCCTTCGCCGCCAAGGACGCGGAGATGGCGTCGGCACTCTTCGCCGATGGTGCCGTCTATGAGATGCCGCTGCTGGGGCAAAGGCTGTTCGGACGGCGCGAGATCAGGGCCGGCCTGGCGCACATCTTCGCGCTCGCCGAGCGTTGCGCCTTCGAAATCGAGACCGCGCAGTCCGGACCGGGTGCCACCATCGCCGAAGGCCGCCTCAAGGCCAAGCTCCACCGCGATCGCGACCCGGTCGAGATGCCGGCGGCGCTGGTCATGCAAGCCCGCGACGGCGCCATCACGCGGCTCTCCGTCTATCTCGACGCGCGGCCCTACCGACTCTGGAGCGACGGGCCGATCTTCGCCCCGACGCGCTGA
- a CDS encoding nuclear transport factor 2 family protein: MPSTFTPRQAIELYCSAFARRAPDEMEALFAEDAVFDLPLNDTRHHGRAQIMRETRTAIRGLRNIEVVIDHIAEQGSTGFAEGYFYAEHVGISPHVDGTPGRLDFKFVAVAAMKNGKVARWTEYFDTKPLKPRERSRIYPITRRSPYWEGSVEAGVSEFMIYNHVYFPLVYHHSPAEEYAALTERVTLWDVGCERQTEIAGPDAVAFANFLTTRDLAKLKPGDCRYTVACDPDGQIICDPVLLHPKKDLIWLSHGDADLTLWARGIALQGRYRVEVREPDVAPLQIQGPHAIEVLRPLVEASIEQIGFYKCVTTRVAGIEAVVSRTGWSGGPGYEVFPLSSARAMDLWHAIREAGRPYEMMVVGPIVDRAVEKGVTDTAYHSNSGMNPYEAGHGRLVDLDKGDFVGREALARVAAEGPKRKTVGLFIEGDLPRLEWYWPLEDERGRPGEVRWAVHSWALDRSIGIALVDASLAVGDPVRVHHPLGSPRAIVTDLPFV, from the coding sequence ATGCCGAGCACCTTCACGCCCCGCCAGGCCATCGAGCTCTATTGCAGCGCTTTCGCCCGTCGCGCGCCCGACGAGATGGAGGCCCTGTTCGCCGAGGATGCCGTGTTCGACCTGCCCCTCAACGACACGCGCCATCACGGCCGCGCCCAGATCATGCGCGAGACCCGCACCGCCATCCGCGGCTTGCGAAACATCGAGGTGGTGATCGACCACATCGCCGAGCAGGGCTCGACGGGCTTTGCCGAAGGCTATTTCTACGCCGAGCATGTCGGCATCTCGCCGCATGTGGATGGCACGCCGGGCCGGCTGGATTTCAAGTTCGTGGCCGTGGCCGCGATGAAGAACGGCAAAGTGGCGCGCTGGACGGAGTATTTCGACACCAAGCCGCTCAAGCCCCGCGAACGCAGCCGGATCTATCCGATCACCCGCCGCTCGCCCTATTGGGAGGGCAGCGTGGAGGCCGGCGTCTCGGAGTTCATGATCTACAACCATGTCTATTTTCCGCTGGTCTATCACCATTCGCCGGCCGAGGAATATGCGGCCCTGACCGAGCGCGTCACGCTCTGGGACGTCGGCTGCGAACGGCAGACCGAGATCGCCGGCCCCGATGCCGTCGCTTTCGCGAACTTCCTGACCACGCGCGATCTCGCCAAGCTCAAGCCCGGCGATTGCCGCTATACGGTCGCCTGCGACCCCGACGGGCAGATCATCTGCGATCCCGTGCTGCTGCATCCGAAGAAGGATCTGATCTGGCTCTCGCATGGCGATGCCGATCTGACGCTCTGGGCGCGCGGCATCGCGCTCCAGGGTCGCTATCGGGTCGAGGTGCGCGAGCCCGACGTGGCACCGCTCCAGATCCAGGGACCGCATGCGATCGAGGTCCTGCGTCCCCTCGTCGAAGCCTCGATCGAGCAGATCGGATTCTACAAATGCGTGACGACCCGTGTCGCCGGCATCGAGGCCGTGGTCTCACGCACCGGATGGAGCGGCGGCCCGGGCTACGAGGTCTTCCCGCTCTCGAGCGCGCGCGCCATGGATCTCTGGCATGCCATCCGCGAAGCCGGGCGGCCCTACGAGATGATGGTGGTCGGCCCCATCGTGGACCGCGCGGTCGAGAAGGGCGTGACCGACACCGCCTATCACAGCAATTCCGGGATGAACCCCTACGAGGCGGGACATGGCCGGCTGGTCGATCTCGACAAGGGCGATTTCGTCGGGCGCGAGGCGCTCGCCCGGGTCGCCGCGGAGGGTCCGAAGCGCAAGACGGTCGGGCTTTTCATCGAGGGCGACCTGCCGAGACTCGAATGGTATTGGCCGCTGGAGGACGAACGGGGCCGCCCCGGCGAGGTGCGCTGGGCGGTCCATTCCTGGGCGCTGGACCGCAGCATCGGCATCGCCTTGGTCGACGCTTCCCTCGCCGTCGGGGACCCGGTCAGGGTACACCACCCGTTAGGCAGCCCGCGCGCGATTGTCACCGATCTCCCGTTCGTGTGA
- the betI gene encoding transcriptional regulator BetI: protein MPKLGLEPIRRRQLIEATIASIHEDGLADTTVSRISARAGMSPGIVHHYFVNKDDLLEATLRTLGGQVREVTRLRLGEATDPRDRLRAIIGSWLAPEQLTPAAVAAWLSFWAQGRKQPRLARVQRAIVCRLDSSLRHELKQLLPTIDAVRVAEGLSTLLEGLWLRAALSPYGLETERAMLIAIDYLELQLNKRREPQPA from the coding sequence ATGCCAAAGCTTGGACTGGAACCTATCCGCCGCCGCCAACTGATTGAAGCGACGATCGCGTCAATTCACGAGGACGGTCTTGCCGACACCACGGTGTCGCGCATCAGCGCAAGAGCCGGCATGTCGCCCGGCATCGTGCACCATTATTTCGTCAACAAGGACGACCTGCTGGAGGCCACGCTGCGCACGCTGGGGGGCCAGGTGCGCGAGGTCACCCGGCTCCGTCTGGGCGAGGCCACCGATCCACGCGACAGGCTGCGGGCGATCATCGGCTCCTGGTTGGCACCCGAGCAGTTGACCCCGGCCGCCGTCGCCGCCTGGCTTTCATTCTGGGCCCAAGGCCGCAAGCAGCCGCGCCTCGCCCGTGTGCAGCGCGCGATCGTCTGCCGGCTCGATTCCAGCCTGCGTCACGAACTGAAGCAGCTCTTGCCGACGATCGACGCGGTGCGGGTGGCCGAAGGCCTGAGCACGCTGCTCGAGGGTCTCTGGTTGCGTGCGGCGCTCTCGCCCTATGGCCTCGAGACCGAGCGCGCCATGCTGATCGCGATCGACTATCTCGAGCTGCAGTTGAACAAGCGCCGCGAACCGCAGCCGGCCTGA